A single genomic interval of Chitinivibrionia bacterium harbors:
- a CDS encoding efflux RND transporter periplasmic adaptor subunit, producing the protein SDDVNLGSLIGVNARVRISQRKFENFIAESQRRPQNNAAKISVRGIVESVESRNIYSELPNRIVSVNVVEGDRVEQGQVLAALNSEDLNIQRASAAAALRMAEIDSARAQHNHDNTRALYGRGIARDELRQAEFTLQSKTAAKNLAQTQLDAINATLRRTSIRSPMDGTITSVIAKVGEIAVSRLFTVENTENLRIIARFREQDLPKISVGTTVSITTDANPDKVYSGKITRINPAATAQSPVPEFETEIQVVSENSDLRIGMNVRVVVDL; encoded by the coding sequence AGCGACGACGTTAATCTGGGCAGTTTAATCGGTGTAAACGCAAGAGTAAGAATTTCGCAAAGAAAATTTGAAAATTTTATTGCAGAAAGTCAGCGCCGTCCGCAAAACAATGCGGCAAAAATCAGCGTAAGAGGCATAGTTGAAAGTGTTGAGAGCAGAAATATTTACTCCGAACTTCCCAACAGAATTGTGAGCGTAAATGTTGTAGAAGGCGACCGCGTAGAGCAAGGGCAAGTATTAGCCGCGCTCAACAGCGAGGACTTAAACATCCAAAGAGCAAGCGCCGCGGCGGCATTGAGAATGGCGGAAATCGATTCGGCAAGAGCCCAACACAACCACGACAACACCCGCGCCCTATACGGCAGAGGCATAGCAAGAGACGAACTTCGCCAAGCCGAATTCACGCTCCAGTCAAAAACCGCCGCCAAAAATCTGGCGCAAACCCAACTCGACGCAATAAACGCAACCCTCAGAAGAACGTCAATCCGTTCCCCGATGGACGGCACAATAACATCGGTAATCGCAAAAGTCGGCGAAATAGCCGTAAGCCGATTATTCACAGTAGAAAACACCGAAAACCTGCGAATTATAGCCAGATTCAGAGAACAAGACCTGCCCAAAATCAGCGTAGGAACGACAGTAAGCATAACAACGGATGCAAACCCCGACAAAGTCTATTCAGGAAAAATCACCCGAATAAACCCCGCCGCGACCGCGCAGTCTCCCGTCCCGGAATTTGAAACGGAGATACAGGTGGTATCGGAGAACTCCGATTTGCGGATTGGTATGAATGTGAGGGTGGTGGTGGATTTGTAA